One Rhinopithecus roxellana isolate Shanxi Qingling chromosome 7, ASM756505v1, whole genome shotgun sequence DNA segment encodes these proteins:
- the LOC115898732 gene encoding histone H2B type W-T: MLHTQGSPLPRSTTAIVCSCHLMAAVSVMAGPSSEMTSEEQLITQEPKEAHSTTAQKQSKQRKRGRRGPRRCHANCRGDSFATYFRRVLKQVHQGLSLSREAVSVMDSLVHDILDRIATEAGRLARSTKRQTITDWEIRTAVRLLLPGKMGKLAESKGTKAVLRTSLYAIQQQRK, encoded by the exons ATGCTGCATACCCAAGGGTCCCCGCTTCCCCGTTCCACAACCGCCATTGTCTGCTCGTGTCATCTAATGGCCGCTGTCTCCGTCATGGCTGGACCTTCCTCTGAGATGACCTCTGAGGAACAGCTGATCACCCAGGAGCCCAAAGAGGCCCACTCCACGACGGCCCAGAAGCAGAGCAAGCAGAGGAAGCGAGGGCGACGTGGGCCCCGCAGGTGCCACGCCAACTGCCGCGGGGACAGCTTCGCCACCTATTTCCGCCGGGTGCTGAAGCAGGTTCACCAGGGCCTCAGCCTTTCCCGGGAGGCCGTGAGTGTCATGGATTCTTTGGTCCATGACATACTGGACCGCATCGCCACCGAGGCTGGTCGCCTGGCCCGCTCCACCAAGCGCCAGACCATCACCGACTGGGAGATCCGGACCGCTGTGCGCTTGCTGCTGCCGGGGAAGATGGGCAAGCTCGCCGAGTCCAAAGGCACAAAGGCTGTCCTCAG AACTTCACTATATGCCATACAGCAGCAGAGAAAGTGA